TTTTTGTCATAACTGAGAGTTCTTGTTGCCTTTTTGCAATGATCTTTTCAGGAGCTATTAGTTTTAAATTAATATTTAACTTATAATTTGTAAAAAATTTATTTTTTATATCAATTTTTTTTTCATAAGTTTCAAATCCAAATCTTTTAATTTTTAAAGTTCCTTTAGTAGAGTTTATGTATTTATTTAGAGGAGTTTTGCCAATATATTTTTCATCTATGTAAACATATGAATTGTTAATATTAGTTTTTATTTTTAAATATACTCCAGGATTATTTAATTTAGTATTTATGATGAAACCAAGTAATAATATTATAGGAAGGATAATCATTGTAAAGAAAACATAAACTTTTGGATTTATTCCTAATATTGGTTTTAGTTTAACTGTTAGTGGTTGTTCTTTAGTAACATTAAGACTATCATTTTCTTTGAGCATACATAGTGATTATAGAAAAGTATTAAAAGAAATTCAATATTGCTATATTTCTTTGCGTATATTAGTTTTGAAGAGATATAGCAATATGATGATTTATATTGAATTTTAGATTTTGTTTTCTTTAATTATTTAAATATAAGGTGTTATTGGATATATTGATAATTTTTGATTTTATGTATAATTTAGGTTTGAGGACAAATTTATGTTTTTAGAAAAATTGGATAATTTTGCTAACTTTTTAGTGAGAATTGTTGAGAGATATCTAACTTATAGGAAACAAAGAAAATATTTTTATAAATTGAAGGCTAGAAAGCGAGGTTTTATGCTTAATTTTTTGCTTGAACTTTTAGGTGCTTCGATTTTTGTTTTAGGAATAAATCAATATTTTTTACAGGCGTATAGAATTCCATCAGGTTCAATGGAAAATACTCTTCAGATTGGAGATTTATTATTTGTGGATAAATTTTCTTATGGTCCTGAACTTTTGCCGGGAGTGTGTAAGATAGGTGGAATAAAGGAACCAAATGAATCAGAAATTGTGATTTTTGAAAATGTAGAATATAAATCAAAAGGGCTTTTTTTTGATATTTTGCATAGATTACTTTATATGCTAACTTTTAGTTTTGTTGATCTTGATAAGGATGAGGATGGAAACCCTAGTGTTAGATTTCTTGTAAAAAGAGCATTATTTGCAGATGGTAAGCTTGTAAGATTTAGGAATGGATTAGTGTTTGTGAAGAGGGAAGGTGAGGAAGAATTTATAGAAGAAGACATTTATAAGTCTTCATTGGGATATAATTTTACTGTTAAGAAAAATGTAGAAGAGGTAGATTATAAGGTTTATGATAATCTTGCTATGTTTATTGCATTAAATCAATTAAATGTTAATTTGGAAAATGTATCTGATTTTTCATTTTTTAATCTTCGAGAAGTTGATAGATTTGAAATTGAAAGACTTGAGTATCGTTATTTAGTAGCTTTTATGCCATATGTTGATTATTACATGGAAAAGGCAATAATGAGAGATTATGGAATATATGTACCTTATGGATATGTGTTACCTGTTGGTGATAATAGAGACAATTCTTACGATGGAAGGTTTTTTGGTGTTATAGATAAAAAGAAAATTCTTGGTAGAGCGTTTTTTATGTATTTTCCTTTTTCTAGAATAGGTTTAATTTAATGCCTGGTTATTTGACTTTTGAACAAAGACTTTTAAGAAAACAAAGAAGAAAAAATTTTGTTAAAATTATCTTGTTATTTTTGTTATCTAATTATTGTTTTACAAAATTTGTTTTACAAATTTTTACTTTTCAAGGTGATGAGATGTTTTCTTTGATAACAAAAAATAATACTTTAGTTTTTGTTTCAAAACATATACGTACTTTTTTTATTCCGTTAACATTAAATGATATTGTTCTTTATGAAGATCCCAATTTAAGATACAATTTTATTTTTAAATTTTTTAGAGATTTATTTTTTTTAAATAATATTTTCAATATAGGTAGTTATAAAATTTCAAAAATAGTTGCTACTCAGGGGGATTTAGTATACGTTAAGGGTTTTGATGTTTTAGTATATAGACAAGTTAATAATTCTTATTATTTGAATGGTAATTTGATGATAGGTTATAGATTAAATGATTTTTTTTGTTTTGATGAAGTGATTAAATGTTATTCTTTAAAGAAAAATGAATTTTTTCTTTTAAATGAAAATTTAAAAATACTAAATGATTCTAGGGTATTTGGGCCTGTGAGACAGGCTGATATTTTATCTTTTTTATTGCTAAAAATAATGGGTTATAAGGTTGTTAAATAAAATTTTTGTTGATGCTGATTCTTGTAATTTGGAAATAATAAAATTTTTGCAAACTTTTGTGTTAAGTAGAAATGTAGAACTTATTTTGGTTGCAAATAGGCAGTTAAAATTAAAGATATTCAAAAATACTTTTGTTAAAGTTGTCAGTGATGTTGATTCTTTTATTTTGAAATTAGTTGATAAAGATAGTATGGTGATTACTAGAGATATATTATTTGTTAAAAGTTTATTAGATTGTAAAATTAAAGTTATGAATGATGAAGGTAAAATTTTCGATAGAAACAATATAAATTATTTGCACTTTAGAGCTAAATTAAATATTAACTTAGATATTAAAATTAGAAAATCTTTTTATAAAGAAACCAATAAAGTTAAATATTCGAACTTTACAATGAATTTTCATCGTTTATTCTTTAATTAACTTTTTATTTTCGATTTTCCATAGTCCTTTTCCTTGTGTTAATATGTAAATTATTTCTTTTGATATAGGTATGATATCATTGAGTCTGGTTTTACTTAATTGAGAGCCATTATAAGAACCTGACAATACAGATTGTGAGGGTGGCTGTAAGATAAAAGTGTCTTTATCTTTAATAAGTTCTACAAATCCATTACTGCTTCCAATAAGTATTATGTCATGGAATTCTCTTGCAAAGTATGCAATAAATTCTCCTATGTTATCACGATTGAATATTGGAGATTTATAATTGTTTTTATTTGAATATATTTCAAATTTGTTATCTGTTGAGTCATTATTTCTTCCAGTAAATACTAAAGTTTCTTGAGCGCCGCTAATCTTTGTGTCTATTATTGCCATTATTTCATTTGTTGTATTAACTTTTGTAACTTCGCTACTATTTAGTTTCCAAATTTTTGCAAATCTTCCTGTAATTGATTTATTGTTATTTGAAATTTGATAAAACTTGTCATTATGAGTTGCAGAATTAGGAGTTTGATTATTTCCATTTGTATCGAGAATAATTTGTTTGCCATTGTTTTCTGTTGCCAGGATATAAGCTGCTGTAATTTCGCTTGTACCTATAGATTTTAGAAATTTAATTGGAGTTACATTTTTTTGAAATAAAAATTTCCAATTGTTATTTTCAAAAGAATATAGCTCTAATTGTCCATTTTTATTTTGTACTAACAGATATGTTTTTCCTGACACATTGACAAGATCGATTACAAATTCATAAGAATTGCTAAAATTTACCCTTGTTATATTTCCGTTTTCCTTTTTAAATAGATGCATAGCTGCAATATAAAGAGTATTGTTTATTAGCGAAATGCCACTTGGACTTGAGCTATCTAAAATGTTATTGTTACTATTAATTTTTTGTAATTTGCTAAGTTGAGAAAAGATAGATTCACTTGAGCATTCTAGGCTTAAAAATGTTAATATTATTATAATTAATTTTTTGCAGTCTTTTTTATTCATAATTTACCTATAACTTGTTCATATTTACTATTATTGAGAGTGATATTAGTAAAAAATGGGCAGTTTTAGCTGAATTCCCAAATTCAAACATTGCCCACCATGAAGTTGTAACTCCTAAAGCCCATTTATAATTAAAATTCCAGAAAATTCCAGAACCAATAGATATTACAGGCATTGTATCGAATGTTCTTAAATTTGAAATACTATCACTTTTGTCTCCATAATAATTTAAAGTAAGTCCTATATTTGAAAATATGGGTATTTGAAAAAGTTCACCTATGTCAAATACGTAAGTTGTTAGGAATGTAATGGGAACTATGGTAAGTGTTTTGCCTATTACAGAGTCAGGGTTTAATAGATTAAATGAGTGATTGATGTCAAAATTAAATATATACCTAAGTTCGGCTCCTATAGCCAGATTGTTTAAGATGTGGTATTTATATTTGGCTGCTCCAAGGCCACCGGGATACAAGTTTGAAGAAAAGATGTTTGATAGATCATTGTAAAATAGGGGAATCCCTAAACTTAAATCTACTTCTATAATAGAGTTTCCATTTCTGTCTATTGAATATGCTTCTAGCTTTTTTGCATTTATGTACAACAATAATACTAAAATAAACCCCGTTAAAAAAAATTTTTTCATTATTCTCCATATTTTAAAAATTCTTTCTTTTAAAAGTTATTATATTGAAAAATAGTTTTTATTACAATTAATTTTATATGCATTTATTTGTGTTTATATTTAAAGTACAAATGTAGTATAATGGATAATGCTTCAAACTATATTGGTGGAGGAGAGGGCTTATTTGAGCAGTGTTTTTGATGGTAAAATTTTTGCAAATCGATATTATTTATTGTTAAAAGAGTTCTTGATCCATCATAATTTAGTAAATAAAATTTATCTTAAAGTAATTTTGGCAAATAATAATCCTGCAAGTAAACTTTATGTTTCTGTGAAAGAGAGAGTATCTAAAGAAATTGGTATTAACTTTAGTGTTATTAGGTTGAATGAGGATTCGCATCAAAATGATATTTTGAGATTAATTGAGGTTGAAAATACAAATGATTGTACCGATGGGATTATCGTTCAGTTGCCTCTTGCTAATAAAATAGATGTGAATATGATTCTAAATAGCATATTAAGTGTAAAGGATGTAGATGGACTTTCTGTTATGAATTTGGGTAAGTTAATTTTGGGAGATAAGAGAGGGTTTATTCCTTGTACAGCTCTTGCTGTATTGAAAATTTTGTTTGATTGTAAAATAAAAATTTCTGGTAAAACTGTTGTTGTTATTGGTAGAAGCTTGCTTGTTGGAAGACCCATTTCTATTTTGCTCTCTTGTAAGCCTTATAATGCAACTGTGATTGTTTGTCATAGTAAAACTATCAATTTAGATTTTTATGTAAAACAAGCAGATGTTATTATTTCTGCTGTTGGAAAACCTAAATTAATAGATGGTAGTATGATAGTTGGACATCCTTATGTTATTGATATTGGTATTTCTAGGGTAGAGGTTAATAATAGTAGTGTTCTTGTAGGGGATGTTGATTTTGAGGCGGTTAAGGATCGTGTTAAGTTCATTACTCCTGTAATAGGGGGAGTTGGGCCTGTTACAGTTCTTATGTTGATGTTTAATACAATTAAGGCCTATTTAATTAGGCATAATAAGTTTGATCTTTTAGAAAAATTGATGAGGTTGGTGGAGGTTTGAATGTCTGGTCACAGTAAATGGTCAACTATAAAGAGAAAGAAAGGTACTCTTGATGCTAAGAGAAATAAAATTTTTACTAAGTTAATTCGTGAAATAAGTATTGCCGCTAGAATGGGAGGAGGAGATATTGATTCTAATCCTCGTTTGAGACTTGCTGTTAATAAAGCTAGAGTTGCTAATATGCCTAAAGATAATATTGAAAAGGCAATAAAAAAGGGCATTGGTGATAATACAGGAGCTGAATATTTTGAACTTACTTATGAAGCCTATGCTCTTTATGGTGTGGCTTTAATAATTAAATGTTTGACGGATAATAAAAATAGGACGGCAAGTGAAGTGAGAAGTATTCTATCAAAAAGTGGTGGTTCTCTTGGCGCGCCAGGTTCTGTGTCTTATATGTTTCATAAGAAGGGATTGGTTTCTTATAATTTAGATAAATATCATGAGGATGAAATAATAGAGCTTGCATTGGAAGCAGGTGCAGAAGATATTTATAGTGAAGGTTCTCAAGTAGAAGTAATAACGAGTGCTGATAATTTTGAGTCCGTTTTATCTATTTTGCGAACTAAGTTTGAAGAAGATATTGCAGAGGTTGCACTTGTTCCTGAGAGTAAAATTGCTTTAGAGAAAGAACAAATGGATAAAGTACTTGCTATTATTGAAAAATTGGAAGATTGTGATGATGTGCAAGAAGTTTATCATAATTTAGAAATTGTTGATGATATTGGTTAGTATAGTGTTAAAGTTTTTTTATTTTGTTTTTATTTTTATAAATAAGATAAGCTTGAATTTTTATGAATTATAATTTAGTTCTATGATTAATAAAATTTATGGTAAGATTGTAGATAAAAAAGAATCTAGTATTGTCATTTTAGCTTTTCCATTTGAATTTGAAATCTTAGTTAGCTCTTTTTGTAAAATGGAATTGGGTCTGTTAGAAGATGTTGCAATATTAACTTATTTTCATTTTAGAGATGATGACGTTAAGCTTTTTGGATTTTTAAATATGTCAGAACGGGAAGTTTTTGAAGAGTTAATTAGTGTTGATGGAATAGGGCCAAAAGCGGCTTTAAAAATATTATCTGGAATTAAATATGATGCATTTCGGATTGCAATTGAAAAAGAAGATATTAATCTTATTTCTAAGGTTAAAGGTATTGGAAATAAAATAGCAGGGAAAATATTTTTAAAACTTAGAGGTAAACTTGTAAAGGGTGATGAATCAAATTTGGATATGTTGAAATTTAAAGAGCTTGAACAATCAATTGTGAATATGGGTTTTGATAGAAAATTGGTTGTAGTTGCCTTTAGAGAAATTATGCTTAGTGATAAATTTTTAATTTTAAAAGAAGCCGAACAAGAACAATTTTTATTTACAGAGACTTTAAAAAGACTTTCAGTTTAGATTTTATTTAGAGGTATATGATTAATGTTGATTAAAGAGGGTGAAATTTAAATGGATTTGGGCTTTTTAAATTCTGAAAAAAATTGTCTTTATGACAATAGTGAAGATGAGCTTAGACCAGAATTTCTTAAAGATTTTTCAGGACAATCTCATATTAAAGATAATTTAGATATTTTCATAAAAGCATCTAGAGACAGGAATGAGGCACTTGACCATGTGTTTTTAAGTGGTCCTCCGGGACTTGGGAAGACTACTTTGGCTAGTATTATTGCTCTTGAAATGAATACTACAATTAAGATAACTTCAGCACCAGCTTTTGAGAAACCAAAAGATATTGTTGGAATTTTAACGACCCTTAATGATAAGAGTGTTTTATTTATTGATGAAATACATAGGCTTAAACCTGCAATAGAGGAAATGCTTTATATTGCAATGGAAGATTATAAGATAGATTGTATAGTTGGACAAGGTGCTGTTGCAAGGACTGTAAGAATGTCAATTCCTAAGTTTACTTTAATTGGAGCTACTACAAAGCCAGGAAAAGTAGCATCACCCTTTTATGCAAGATTTGGAATTGTATTTAGATTTGATCTTTATAATGAATATGAACTTTCAAAAATTATACAAAGAAGTGCTTTTATTTTAGATGTTAAATTGAATGATAAAGCTGCCTTGCTTCTTGCAAAAAGTTCAAGAGGAACTCCTCGTATAGCAAATAAACTTTTAAGGAGAATGAGAGATTTTGCTCAGGTTGGTGGTTATAATTTAATTACAGAGGATGTTGTAACTTCTGGACTTGAAATGTTAAAAATTGATCATGAGGGACTTGATGAACAAGATAGAAATATTTTGAGAAATTTGATATTAAAGTTTAAAGGTGGTCCTGTTGGGATTGAAACCTTAGCAATTTCTGTTGGGGAGACATCAGATTCTCTTGAAGATTTTTATGAACCTTATCTTGTTTTAAAGGGTTTCATTGAGAGAACTAATAGAGGACGCAGAGCTACTGATTTTGCGTATTTACATTTAAATTTAAACAAGAATAATCAGACCATTTTTGATATTAGTAGGTAGTATGGATACTAAGGAATTTTATTTTGATTTACCACATCACTTAATAGCACAGTATCCAAGTGAAAGAAGAGGTTTGGCAAAATTAATGGTTTTGGATTCTATTAGTCAAAAAATTTATCATACTGATTCAGTAAATGATATTTTGAAGTATATTGGTAGCAATACTTTTTTAGTATTTAATGATTCAAGAGTGAGGAAATCGAGAATATATGCTAAGACAGATTATGATGGTCGTGTTGAGTTTTTAATTCTAAATAGATTGACAGGAGATACATTTACGTCTTTAATTTCTAAAGCTAAAAGACAAAAAGTTGGTAAAGTTTATAGATTTCCTAAAGATTTGTCAGCTCAGATAATTTCAAAATTAGATAATGAATTTACAATCAAGTTTAGTAGATATGTGGATGAATCTTATTTTGAACAGTATGGGTTTATTCCTTTGCCACCTTATATTAAAAGGGATTATGATAAAGAGGATGAAGATCGTTATCAGACTATTTATTCAAAATATATTGGTTCATCAGCATCAGCTACAGCAGGTTTACATTTTAGTGAAGAATTATTTTCTAAATTTGATCGGAATGATATTGAATATGATTTTATTACACTTCATGTTGGACTTGGGACTTTTCTTCCTGTTAGGACCAAAACAATAGAAAAACACAAAATGCATTTTGAAAGTTTTTCAATAAGAGATTCTGTAGCTTGTAGGCTTGAGAGAGCTAAATCTTTAGGTAAAAAAATTTTAGCTGTTGGGACTACTACGCTTAGGGCATTAGAATCTGCTTATGATAAAGAAAATAGAAAGTTTACTAGAGGTGAACAGAAAACCAATCTTTTTATTTATCCAGGTAAAAATTATAAATTTAAATCTGTTGATATGCTTTTTACAAATTTTC
Above is a window of Borrelia hispanica CRI DNA encoding:
- the lepB gene encoding signal peptidase I, which encodes MFLEKLDNFANFLVRIVERYLTYRKQRKYFYKLKARKRGFMLNFLLELLGASIFVLGINQYFLQAYRIPSGSMENTLQIGDLLFVDKFSYGPELLPGVCKIGGIKEPNESEIVIFENVEYKSKGLFFDILHRLLYMLTFSFVDLDKDEDGNPSVRFLVKRALFADGKLVRFRNGLVFVKREGEEEFIEEDIYKSSLGYNFTVKKNVEEVDYKVYDNLAMFIALNQLNVNLENVSDFSFFNLREVDRFEIERLEYRYLVAFMPYVDYYMEKAIMRDYGIYVPYGYVLPVGDNRDNSYDGRFFGVIDKKKILGRAFFMYFPFSRIGLI
- the lepB gene encoding signal peptidase I, which gives rise to MPGYLTFEQRLLRKQRRKNFVKIILLFLLSNYCFTKFVLQIFTFQGDEMFSLITKNNTLVFVSKHIRTFFIPLTLNDIVLYEDPNLRYNFIFKFFRDLFFLNNIFNIGSYKISKIVATQGDLVYVKGFDVLVYRQVNNSYYLNGNLMIGYRLNDFFCFDEVIKCYSLKKNEFFLLNENLKILNDSRVFGPVRQADILSFLLLKIMGYKVVK
- a CDS encoding DUF188 domain-containing protein, with amino-acid sequence MLNKIFVDADSCNLEIIKFLQTFVLSRNVELILVANRQLKLKIFKNTFVKVVSDVDSFILKLVDKDSMVITRDILFVKSLLDCKIKVMNDEGKIFDRNNINYLHFRAKLNINLDIKIRKSFYKETNKVKYSNFTMNFHRLFFN
- the bamB gene encoding outer membrane protein assembly factor BamB, which translates into the protein MNKKDCKKLIIIILTFLSLECSSESIFSQLSKLQKINSNNNILDSSSPSGISLINNTLYIAAMHLFKKENGNITRVNFSNSYEFVIDLVNVSGKTYLLVQNKNGQLELYSFENNNWKFLFQKNVTPIKFLKSIGTSEITAAYILATENNGKQIILDTNGNNQTPNSATHNDKFYQISNNNKSITGRFAKIWKLNSSEVTKVNTTNEIMAIIDTKISGAQETLVFTGRNNDSTDNKFEIYSNKNNYKSPIFNRDNIGEFIAYFAREFHDIILIGSSNGFVELIKDKDTFILQPPSQSVLSGSYNGSQLSKTRLNDIIPISKEIIYILTQGKGLWKIENKKLIKE
- a CDS encoding BB0027 family outer member beta-barrel protein — its product is MKKFFLTGFILVLLLYINAKKLEAYSIDRNGNSIIEVDLSLGIPLFYNDLSNIFSSNLYPGGLGAAKYKYHILNNLAIGAELRYIFNFDINHSFNLLNPDSVIGKTLTIVPITFLTTYVFDIGELFQIPIFSNIGLTLNYYGDKSDSISNLRTFDTMPVISIGSGIFWNFNYKWALGVTTSWWAMFEFGNSAKTAHFLLISLSIIVNMNKL
- a CDS encoding bifunctional 5,10-methylenetetrahydrofolate dehydrogenase/5,10-methenyltetrahydrofolate cyclohydrolase, with the translated sequence MSSVFDGKIFANRYYLLLKEFLIHHNLVNKIYLKVILANNNPASKLYVSVKERVSKEIGINFSVIRLNEDSHQNDILRLIEVENTNDCTDGIIVQLPLANKIDVNMILNSILSVKDVDGLSVMNLGKLILGDKRGFIPCTALAVLKILFDCKIKISGKTVVVIGRSLLVGRPISILLSCKPYNATVIVCHSKTINLDFYVKQADVIISAVGKPKLIDGSMIVGHPYVIDIGISRVEVNNSSVLVGDVDFEAVKDRVKFITPVIGGVGPVTVLMLMFNTIKAYLIRHNKFDLLEKLMRLVEV
- a CDS encoding YebC/PmpR family DNA-binding transcriptional regulator codes for the protein MSGHSKWSTIKRKKGTLDAKRNKIFTKLIREISIAARMGGGDIDSNPRLRLAVNKARVANMPKDNIEKAIKKGIGDNTGAEYFELTYEAYALYGVALIIKCLTDNKNRTASEVRSILSKSGGSLGAPGSVSYMFHKKGLVSYNLDKYHEDEIIELALEAGAEDIYSEGSQVEVITSADNFESVLSILRTKFEEDIAEVALVPESKIALEKEQMDKVLAIIEKLEDCDDVQEVYHNLEIVDDIG
- the ruvA gene encoding Holliday junction branch migration protein RuvA, translating into MINKIYGKIVDKKESSIVILAFPFEFEILVSSFCKMELGLLEDVAILTYFHFRDDDVKLFGFLNMSEREVFEELISVDGIGPKAALKILSGIKYDAFRIAIEKEDINLISKVKGIGNKIAGKIFLKLRGKLVKGDESNLDMLKFKELEQSIVNMGFDRKLVVVAFREIMLSDKFLILKEAEQEQFLFTETLKRLSV
- the ruvB gene encoding Holliday junction branch migration DNA helicase RuvB, which encodes MDLGFLNSEKNCLYDNSEDELRPEFLKDFSGQSHIKDNLDIFIKASRDRNEALDHVFLSGPPGLGKTTLASIIALEMNTTIKITSAPAFEKPKDIVGILTTLNDKSVLFIDEIHRLKPAIEEMLYIAMEDYKIDCIVGQGAVARTVRMSIPKFTLIGATTKPGKVASPFYARFGIVFRFDLYNEYELSKIIQRSAFILDVKLNDKAALLLAKSSRGTPRIANKLLRRMRDFAQVGGYNLITEDVVTSGLEMLKIDHEGLDEQDRNILRNLILKFKGGPVGIETLAISVGETSDSLEDFYEPYLVLKGFIERTNRGRRATDFAYLHLNLNKNNQTIFDISR
- the queA gene encoding tRNA preQ1(34) S-adenosylmethionine ribosyltransferase-isomerase QueA, which translates into the protein MDTKEFYFDLPHHLIAQYPSERRGLAKLMVLDSISQKIYHTDSVNDILKYIGSNTFLVFNDSRVRKSRIYAKTDYDGRVEFLILNRLTGDTFTSLISKAKRQKVGKVYRFPKDLSAQIISKLDNEFTIKFSRYVDESYFEQYGFIPLPPYIKRDYDKEDEDRYQTIYSKYIGSSASATAGLHFSEELFSKFDRNDIEYDFITLHVGLGTFLPVRTKTIEKHKMHFESFSIRDSVACRLERAKSLGKKILAVGTTTLRALESAYDKENRKFTRGEQKTNLFIYPGKNYKFKSVDMLFTNFHTPESTLLMLVSSFGGKDFVFNAYREAVTMNYRFFSYGDATLFLSHI